A genomic window from Brevibacillus agri includes:
- a CDS encoding GDSL-type esterase/lipase family protein: MRKLVCIGDSFTEGLGVPKTAAWPALLQRELGVEVINKGISGDTTGGMLGRFTHDVVWQNPSHALIIGGGNDLWWDVSENALLANMYAMVKQALHHGIVPIMGASGSGFDPGQVDGEQVWEPVAGYGTLLRRGKEYAAALEEMAKKSGLLFLSFQGIFHDERGEVDQTYFAGIDGLHPNQAGHAKIAGAAASFLREVIV; the protein is encoded by the coding sequence ATGAGAAAACTGGTGTGCATCGGCGACAGCTTTACGGAAGGGCTGGGCGTGCCGAAAACGGCGGCCTGGCCCGCGCTCCTGCAGCGCGAACTGGGGGTGGAGGTCATCAACAAAGGCATTTCGGGGGACACGACAGGGGGAATGCTCGGCCGGTTCACCCACGATGTCGTTTGGCAAAACCCTTCGCATGCGCTCATCATCGGCGGCGGCAACGATTTGTGGTGGGATGTCAGCGAAAATGCGCTGCTCGCCAATATGTACGCCATGGTCAAGCAAGCGCTGCACCACGGCATCGTGCCGATCATGGGCGCGTCCGGCTCCGGCTTCGACCCGGGCCAGGTAGACGGCGAGCAGGTCTGGGAGCCTGTAGCCGGCTATGGCACGCTGTTGCGGCGCGGCAAGGAATACGCGGCGGCGCTGGAAGAGATGGCGAAAAAAAGCGGCCTGTTGTTCCTGAGCTTTCAGGGCATTTTCCACGACGAGCGGGGCGAGGTCGACCAGACGTACTTTGCGGGCATAGACGGACTGCATCCAAATCAAGCGGGGCATGCGAAAATCGCCGGAGCGGCCGCTTCGTTTTTACGGGAAGTGATCGTATGA